One genomic region from Portunus trituberculatus isolate SZX2019 chromosome 5, ASM1759143v1, whole genome shotgun sequence encodes:
- the LOC123515156 gene encoding uncharacterized protein C05D11.1-like — MTYRRLLPLLAALSVMAAPNNHHHHHHRQGNTTNLGDNYEFICEYLASGSIPVAKYRSKRTGLHIVLARVEGPLVNGYFTLATEAHDDDGLPHTLEHLIFLGSEEYPYKGILDLLANRCLASGTNAWTDTDHTAYTVQTAGSEGFLNLLPIYLDHLLYPTLTDSAFTTEVYHITGEGEDAGVVYSEMQGRENTDGDRTLRALLRAMYPEGSGYRSETGGIMKNLRESTSNEKIQDYHRAFYRPENLHIVITGMVGADQVFEALEPIEQKIIGKGERPPFTRPWQTAVPPLQKSVDELVLYPSDSEDTGMVLVAWRGPSSVTEISDLLSISVLMEYLTHSSVSPLPKIFVEVDDPLASSVHHSCFENSVSTCYFGFYGVPKDKVNSVSPLLMDTLTKIGSGEMSIEMDTMKDILSNLILLQDSSLETIPHDTIANSAIGDILYGNSCQHLDMRLNKKAWYETLLNQKSCQYWADLLCKYFLDGHSVVVRGVPSMAESARLEKEEKVRVEARKKELGEEGLKMWKEKVEKAKETNEIPPPNHMLELVPVPGLDSINFHPLTAYNNHLESSPPPSTSSSISAQIGQRIHSLPIKFQLDDLHSNFVLMAAILDTSKVPPEKLPYLTLLLDLIFESPISRDGTVIPYEKVVKELAADTLSRDASVGLVLRGGSKFSCGSFCNNVAVVLKVEMAKYKKGVQWLKEALYKSQFVGQRVKVKTNKLVNSIGDLKRSGPKLLNLMFNNIIFSNDTNKNQQSILKQEKFLNALLERLATDEEEVLRELEEVRQAIVAPERVTIHLATNLEKLAVHLDPLEPWTNFAKGELSTTGKEKFLNVIPDSSMQSYENLGDYTGFLTGVGSVESAYLVQAARSITEHRDWDLPPLLTAIQYLTQLEGPMWKEIRGRGLAYSANLYLNPAQGLLILKLLRAAQLTRAYEEALNIINSHINGTTSWETTLLESARSSLIFEVIEREAVVSDVAQQSLLSYFRKVPQTYTRELIDRISKVTLEDVKRVALKYFTPLVRPDSTKTVIVCHPSNVQETVADLQKFGHKLQVVESLEGSRFA; from the exons ATGACCTACCGCCGTCTGCTGCCTCTACTAGCTGCCCTCTCTG TGATGGCGGCacccaacaaccaccaccatcaccaccaccgccaaggGAACACCACTAACCTGGGAGATAATTACGAGTTTATCTGTGAGTACCTGGCGAGTGGCTCCATCCCGGTGGCCAAGTACAGGAGCAAGAGGACGGGTCTACATATCGTGTTGGCAAGAGTGGAGGGCCCGCTTGTTAATGGTTACTTCACTTTAG CGACAGAGGCCCATGATGATGATGGCCTCCCACACACCCTAGAGCATTTAATCTTCCTGGGCAGCGAAGAATATCCGTACAAAGGAATTCTGGACCTCTTAGCCAACCGCTGTCTTGCCTCAGGAACCAATGCGTGgaccg aTACGGACCACACAGCCTATACAGTTCAAACAGCAGGCAGTGAAGGCTTCCTCAACCTGCTGCCTATCTACCTAGACCACCTGCTGTACCCTACCCTCact GATTCCGCCTTTACCACAGAGGTCTACCACATCactggggagggggaggatgcAGGGGTGGTGTACTCGGAGATGCAGGGGCGAGAGAACACTGACGGAGATAGAACACTGAGAGCTCTCCTGCGTGCCATGTATCCTGAAGGCAGTGGCTACCGCTCGGAGACTGGCGGCATTATGAAGAACCTGAGGGAAAGTACCTCTAATGAGAAG ATCCAAGACTACCACAGGGCTTTCTACCGTCCCGAAAACCTCCACATAGTCATTACTGGCATGGTAGGCGCTGACCAGGTGTTTGAAGCGCTGGAACCCATTGAACAGAAGATTATCGGAAAG GGAGAGAGGCCCCCATTTACCCGACCCTGGCAGACGGCCGTGCCGCCCCTGCAGAAGTCTGTGGATGAGCTGGTGCTGTACCCTAGTGACTCAGAGGACACTGGCATGGTGCTGGTCGCCTGGCGGGGTCCCTCCTCTGTCACCGAGATCTCTGA CCTGCTGAGTATATCTGTGTTGATGGAGTACCTCACCCACTCCTCCGTGTCACCACTGCCCAAGATCTTCGTAGAGGTGGACGACCCCTTGGCCAGCAGT GTCCACCACAGCTGCTTTGAGAACTCAGTGTCAACGTGCTACTTTGGCTTCTATGGAGTGCCTAAGGATAAGGTGAACAGTGTGAGCCCGCTGCTGATGGACACGCTCACCAAGATTGGCTCTGGTGAGATGTCGATAGAGATGGACACTATGAAGGACATCCTCTCCAACCTCATCCTTCTGCAGGACTCCAGCCTTGAGACCATCCCCCATGACACCATCGCCAACAGTGCCATTGGTGACATCCTGTATGGCAACTCCTGTCAGCAC TTAGACATGCGGCTGAACAAGAAGGCCTGGTACGAGACATTGCTGAACCAAAAATCCTGTCAGTACTGGGCGGACCTCCTGTGTAAATACTTCCTAGATGGTCACAGTGTGGTGGTGCGCGGTGTGCCCTCCATGGCTGAGTCCGCACGgcttgaaaaggaggagaaggtgcgTGTGGAAGCGAGAAAGAAGGAGCTGGGGGAGGAGGGGCTCAAGATgtggaaggagaaggtggagaaggcaAAGGAAACTAATGAG ATCCCGCCTCCGAACCACATGCTAGAGTTAGTGCCAGTGCCGGGATTGGATAGCATTAACTTCCACCCCCTCACAGCGTACAACAACCACCTAGAGTCTTCTccgcctccctccacctcctcctccatctctgctCAGATCGGCCAACgcatccactcactccccattAAGTTCCAGCTGGATGATCTTCACTCGAACTTTGTGCTG ATGGCAGCGATCCTGGACACCTCAAAAGTGCCCCCAGAGAAGCTTCCTTACCTCACACTGCTGCTGGACCTGATATTTGAGTCCCCAATAAGCCGTGATGGGACTGTGATTCCCTATGAGAAGGTGGTGAAGGAACTGGCCGCGGACACCCTAAGCCGAGATGCCAGTGTGGGGCTTGTTCTCCGTGGCGGCAGCAAGTTCTCGTGTGGTTCTTTCTGCAATAATGTGGCTGTTGTTCTTAAG GTTGAAATGGCCAAGTACAAGAAGGGGGTGCAGTGGCTGAAGGAAGCGCTATACAAGAGTCAGTTCGTGGGTCAGAGGGTCAAGGTCAAGACCAACAAGCTGGTCAACTCCATTGGTGACCTCAAACGCTCAGGACCCAAACTGCTTAACCTCATGTTCAATAATATCATCTTCagtaatg ACACCAACAAGAACCAGCAAAGCATTCTGAAGCAGGAGAAATTCTTGAACGCACTGCTGGAGAGATTAGCaacagatgaggaggaggtgctgaGGGAACTAGAGGAG GTGCGGCAAGCGATTGTGGCCCCAGAGAGAGTTACCATCCACCTGGCCACTAACTTAGAGAAGCTGGCCGTGCACCTGGACCCATTGGAACCCTGGACCAACTTTGCTAAGGGAGAGTTGTCCACCACTGGAAAGGAGAAATT CCTCAATGTGATTCCTGACAGCTCAATGCAGTCTTACGAGAACCTTGGCGATTACACTGGCTTCCTGACTGGCGTAGGCTCAGTGGAGTCAGCCTACCTTGTACAGGCTGCCCGAAGCATCACAGAGCATAGAGACTGGGACCTGCCACCACTTCTGACCGCTATACAGTACCTCACGCAGCTGGAG GGCCCAATGTGGAAGGAGATCAGGGGAAGGGGATTAGCATACTCTGCCAACCTCTATTTGAATCCTGCCCAAGGACTTCTAATTCTCAAGCTTCTAAGGGCGGCTCAGCTTACCCGAGCTTATGAAGAGGCCTTGAATATTATC AACTCCCACATTAACGGCACCACCAGCTGGGAGACAACCTTGCTGGAGTCCGCCCGCAGCTCTCTTATTTTTgaggtgatagagagagaggctgtagtGTCCGATGTCGCCCAGCAgtccctcctctcctacttCAGAAAGGTGCCTCAGACGTACACCAG